The nucleotide window cagcctatctaactctctgattattttatatgtttcaattaagtcacttctcaaccttcttctctctaacaaaaacagcctcaagtccctcagcctttcctcgtaagaccttccctccataccaggcaacttcctagtaagtctcctctgcaccttttccaaagcttccacatccttcttataatgcggtgaccagaagtaaaagcaatactccaagtgcggccgcaccagagttttgtgcagcttcaccataacctcttggttccggaactctatccctctattaataaaagctaaaacactgtatgccttcttaacagccctgtcaacctgggtggcaactttcaaagatctgtgtacatggacaccaagatctatTTGCACatttacactaccaagaatcttaccattagcccagtactttgcattccggttactcctactaaagtgcatcacctcacacttgtctgcagtaaacttcatttgccacctctcagcccagctctgcagcttatctatgtctctctgcaacctacagcatccttcgtcactatccacaactccactgaccttagtgtcatatgcaaatttactaacccatccttctacgccctcatccaggtcatttataaaaatgacaaacagcagtggacccaacaccgacccttgcggtacaccactagtaactggtctccaggatgaacatttcccatcaactaccacccattatctctgatactattttaacctcactgcgaagcctcttccagggatgcctaacctgaagaagttaccctcctccctccggaccaaccctgatgaagggtctaggcccgaaacgtcagcttttgtgctcctgagatgctgcttggcctgctgtgttcatccagcctcacattgtattatcttggaattctccagcatctgcagttcccattatctctcaactaccaccctctgtcttctttcagcaagccagtttccgatccaaactgctatatctcccacagtccCATTCCTGTGCATTTTGTACAAAGCCTACAGTGGGGAACCTCATCGAACACCTtgatgaaatccacatacaccacatcaactggtttactctcatctacctgtttggtcaccttctcaaagaactcaataaggtttgtgaggcacgaccttcccttcacaaaaccatgctgactatccctaatcaatttattctttgctagatgattatacatcccatcccttataacctttcccaacacattaccaacaactgaggtaaggctcacaggtctataattaccagggttgtctctactccccttcttgaacaggggagccacatttgctatcctccagttgtctggagAGGCACAGGTTATTACacgaaagatactgtttcaattccTAGCACAGTTAGAACAGAAGCAAATttcacaaataacattcataAAACCAGGAGCACTTTGTCTCCttacactgatgtcttttaggaaatAAACCTATCGTTATTACCTgggctggattaagtgtgaattcagaccaaaAGCAATGTATTTGGCGATATacagccttgtggaatggtcacagtcagGGGCAATTAATGGCAGTGAACATATGCTGTTCTTGTCAGTGTTGTAAACCTCAcatgaaaaaaacaaaatcaatggttaaattaaacaaagagcaatgcaggagacctgaaacaaaaaaagaaacaaagtactgaggaaactgagcaggtttggcagcttctgtcaaaatagaaacagagttagcattttgagtcagcGAACCATCAATTAGAACTGAAATCAGCGGGcaaatattatgttttattttggtgaCAGGGACGTTTCCTTTTTCAGCAAGAAGGAATGGGTTGaatagatggagaaagagagaccaagacaaaaaagaagcaaacaaaaggattgttggtgatcagttgggatggaaataaaatgtgagattaatTACATTTATCTTTAGCCTTTTCCCATATACGGAACATCATGCCCTTgtagatatgtttccaagtccctGTTTAAACTGAGTCTGTCTTTCCTGAGTGTGGTgatcttcatttattcattaatgggatgtaggtgtgactggttgggccagcatttatttccttttccttgttgtccttgagaaagtgtttgagctgctttcttgaaccactgcagtccacatgctgtgaattGCTGGTGCTTAGGTatgtcctgtttcatttctttgagactttgtagtgaatgatGTAACTGAGTGGCTGCCTTGTTCATTTCAAAGGCAGATGAGAGTTGACcaaattgctgtgtgtctggagtcacatgtagggcagaccaggtgacagtggcagatttccttcctgaaaggacatcagtgagccaggtgggtttttcctgatgacCAATGATGGCTTCATCGTATCAACGTTGTAGTttcttttaattcaaattccaccatcgatcgtggcagaattcaaattggagtgtgggtcattacctgggtccctggattaatagtacaGAAAAAGTACCGCTGGGACATCTCATCCCCAGCATCCCCAATCAATTCCACCAGCAACAGTGGTGTTGCTATTATTGTGACTGTGATACAGAAAATTGCgcagttacattgtcaactgcttcgaTGAAGAGCGGACCCATTGATATTTCAGGTCGCTGGGACTGTGCGGGTGTGTAATGGTTTATCaggcaggaaaagaaactaaGGAGACGAAGGCATTTACAACATTGAGTGGGTGTGCCATGCAAACATGAATTTGCCTTGATCCCGTCAttgaaaattcagagaaggttctgtgGATAGTTTTCTCGAGCATTACTGTCTTTGCTTATATTTCCTATGTCCTTGCCTAATTTTCTATGTTCCGTCCTCAGAACCTAATACATTTATTATGCTGTGTTGTTAGTTCTAATGTGGACAACAACCTCCTGTTGGACTCTCGAACCATTGAGAATATTCTGTCCCCTTCCAAGGCAGCTTGGACCCTGGCAACCTTTAGGCAACACACTGTTCTGTTGTCTCACAGTCAgctgcagaaacgtctgtctgtgtctctgacttGATAGTTCCCTATCACAATCAATTATTTGGAACCTGAGGTAATCCTCATTACAGAGGAGCCAGCCTTGCTGCCAGAAACATGGCTGTGAGTGCTTCATTCCCCAAAGGCCCATCACACCCTACATTATCCAAATCAGCAAACTTGTTTGAGATGACGATgatcacaggagactcctgcactacatgTCTATCCCTCTTACATTTCTGAGAAGTAACCCATTGatctgactgtatctgcagtttgtCTACCTCCTGAAACAGCCATCCATTACATCCCCtacctcctgtaaattcctcattgccttcagctgccactgtaactgatccatgcgaACTGATAAGATTCATAAACAAACATTCTTCCGGCAGACATATTTATcaggaacattgaaattctccctaatctgcCACATCAGACAAGAAGACTACATCACTCCACTCAAAGCCATCAtttcaccttaacaatctacagaccaaggaaatagcacagtcttactgctctaaacaCAGTACACTGGGTTAACTTggtagtaattttttttttaagtttaatctggagacagatctcaataaggcATAATCATAAAAACATGATACTCACTGTTGTAGATTTACAGAGTGTAGTTAGCCAAAAATAACAATTAGTTGGGAggtgggcagagataatgggaactgcagatgctggagaatccaagataataaaatgtgaagctggatgaacacagcaggccaagcagcatctcaggagcacaaaagctgatgtttcaggccgagacccttcatcagctctctgcccagtctaggcccaaaatgtcagcttttgtgctcctgagatgctgcttggcctgctgtgttcatccagctccacactttgttctcttattTATTTGGGAGGTGATGACATAATGGTATTGTCACAtgattactaatccagtaacccagataatgtttgaggtaccatgttcaaatcctgctatggtagaTGGCCAAATTTTTGGAGATGGCGCGGATGCTCAGTAGTTTGCACCGTTACCTCACAgaactggggacccaggttcgattccaactacagctgactgtgtggagtttgcacattctccccatgtctgtgtaggtttcaaagatgtgcaagttcggtggattggccgtcctcaattgcccatagtgttccaaAAGCATTCAGCTGCGCAAAGCAAGACAgtcacagttcctactatctcagtcacagaatttgttgccttctggtaaaaaaaaactgctccttgtgcagtattgtagggagtccagcaaagggtGAGATTCTTGCAGTTTCGGAACAATAGAACATAGGAGTTAGGAGAGGGACCTGGCAATTCAGCTCTTCCAGCtcgctccaccatttaacataatCAGAGTTGATCTTATTCAGGTATCAAATCCGCTCTCCTGCCTGCTTCCTGAAGACGTTCGTCGTGCTTTTCATCAGTTGGTTGATTGATTCTGTCTCCCCTTCACTCTGGAACAGTGAGTTCTATGATTCACATATCTGTGAGTGAAGTTATTTCTTAGCATCTTAGTTTTGAATCTATGTCCTCTCACTCTACATCCATTAGGTCTTGCTCGATACTGTCCCACAAAGAGGCACATCTGATTTTACGTCCATTCCTGtaatattttctgcacttcaatcaggtccccactcattcttcagaactctggtgtTTTGAAGATCAAgggattcaacctctccttgtatgaCAATTCATTTACGCCTCGAATCAACCCGTGAACCTCTACTGAACTGCCTCCTGTGCAAACACATCCTtcatcaagtaaggagaccaaaactagatgcaatactccaggtgtgctcTCGCCAAATCCTTacataattgtaacaacactccTTTACCTTTGTAATGTAATCCTTTTgtaataaatgccaggattccgtttgcaattcattacaagagggaaaaacagggaGATAGAGAACAAAAGACTTTGATTCCCATTTGAATGGGTTCACCACCAAAGCAACAGAGACTGCATTGCTCAGAGatgaagacacagagaaacacacaaccATGGACACACACATTAACATCAACAACAAataaactaacacacacacacacacgcaaataaaATTGCATACAGGCATATTGTCCATGAATGATAAGTAAGCTCTGATTTACTGCTGGGTGTTGAGTAGAAGGCAGGAGATAGAGACAAAAGGAAGTACAGAGTTACCTTAACCCAACTTCTGACCTCAGCACCTGTCCCTAGCCTTCCCTGAGGAGGAGGGCCTTGCCTTGTCTCTCGCCAGCCCAGGatcttaaataaaaagaaaagcaaaatacaaaagtGCTGCTTTGCATCATTTAATAAACGTTTTTACCATTTACAAATTGCAGTTACAGGTACAGTAATTGGGACAGTGCCTTTTCACACTGGACCCTGGGTTTTGAAGAAAACTGAATGAAACATGCCCTGTAACCTGTGTGGTAAGTTTGGACAATTCAGCACTATCCTCGGGCTAATGTGACAAAAATAGACTAATTCATTGCTGCAAATTAGAATTGTAATGAGAAAGTACTGATTTATTGATTAATTAGTGAGTTCTGTTAATCAGTTAATTTGAGTGAAGGgaaatttcagcacattcttcagttgttctctgaacttagtctgggtcacggcataaatcgcggtgtttgtgcagcaactgaggagctgcagcatgaagcccaattcctgcacaaagcgaTCTAGAATGAAAGATGTATACCCAAAATTATACATCCGGATCCAtacagaatacaccattaacattgaccataacaggatgaaattggctgagatcacaaacagtaaaatgatggatttttttcgatttctcatttctgtgtcacactgaccgtccccattggtgtgagcctggagtctcctgcgggctctgctggtcactaaaatgtgtctgacggtgaaaacattgagcagcagaatcaggagaaatgggagagtcggggttagaatgtggtggaggaactcgattgtgacccaggcacgagaggaaTAAACACTGAGTgacgcatcacaaaaccagggaacGTTCCACAGTGTATACTGACttgagagcataaaataccagaaaatgttttttaaacagctCAACAGAGTCACTGCTCCCAGAATCAGAGtcaccgttttctcactgcaatattgacttttcagtttctggcaacaaatggccacaaatcgatcaaaggtgaaagtgacagtgaaccagacagaacagtcagaggctgcataaagcaggatggcgtggatattacacacagggatgtaccacaggaaataaaactgttccttgtaaacaatgggaatgtgtctcaatatcaggtcgaggataatgaccagtagatccgccactgccatggcccccaggtaacgtctgacacatggagacaatccacaatctttataaagcaggacgtagattgtcactacattaactgtgaggaaggaaaacaaataaattatacatcagcctggaggtaaagttaccagtttgattgaggaccaagagtgattttcaaatatttctctGTGCTCAGAGATGTATTGATCAAATTGGAACTGAAATGACAAAAGGTAAGTTCCGAATTACAAAAATGTGATGTAAATCACAAGACACACTAGTTCCcaaactctcagtcacaaatccaTAGGAACAGATGACTTTTAGACTATtcccacacactcagtcacttgaGAGCACACACAGAtgacttctttacagttcctaatgCAAAGGGTGAAAACATTGTCATCTTGAAGAATTCTCTCTCATTTACTTGAAGAAAAAttgagtttggaaatttctgtcatttaGTCTAAAATGTGATCTATTCTCTGTAGTGAAGAAATGTAAACATAGGGAAAATGTATTTACGCCttgaactgcctgaggggataTCGAAACAGTGTCTTCTTCTCCTTGGACCGGGGTCTCTTCCCTCGGGATGTTATGTTTTGTTTAATTAACTGATGTCCGGCCAGTCACAATAAATATCAGTGATAAAGTATTACATAAAGGCCCATCTGTCCATTAAGTTTGTTGAGATCCACTCAGCCTcgtggtggaaatctctccccaaacttgaCTCAACTGGCACTTTGCACACAAAGCCAATAAGATTAAGACAATACCTTGATCATTTGATGTCGGATCCTAGATGTTAATATGTTTGCCGAGCGTGTGAGGTGTGATGGCAAATTTTTGTCTCTTTATTAGGTGACATCCTCGGtgttgtggagcctcctgtgaagtgctatTGTCTTGTGCCGGTTTGAATTTATAAATGGAGTTAGCTGAAATTTCCCAAAGCAATCTCATGATAACAGGCCAAAGATGGTCAGGGAAATTGCCTGATAATGGACATTTACTGCACACCACACCACCACTCagtgatgaatcagttctcctcgatattgaaaataaatcagaggAAACACTTAaggtgacaagggcacaaaatgtactctggatgtggTAGTTAAATGTTCATCACCAAGAGTATCTTCAGAGGCCCACCACAGATTGAGCAGGGTGAGGCCTAAAGTACATAGCAGTCAGACTGTGGGAAACATTCTCACCAAACTACTTGTCATAGATGTATCTGTCTCTAACTGCATCTGTAAGAGCACCCAGCACACAGTTCTGGTGTTGGCAAAGTCTCATCCTCATACTTAATATACTGCCCCTTGTGTTAGGTCACACTTCCTCCTGAAAGTACAGCAGACATTGGAGTACAGGGAGGGCTGATtactgagcgagaaacagataaATTTGGGATAAATTAGTCTTTATCAGTTTAACAGAATTAACAACTTCAGTGACAAGTGTTGGGCCCTCAACTAATGCaaattatatcaatgatttagataggTGGAACAAATGCATTAGAACTAAATTTGTCAAAAAATGCTATTTGGGAGGAAACTAATTTCTAAACAGGAGCTAGTGAATCTGTAAAAGGATAAGAAATGGAAAATGTGGCAGAAGgaataaatatattttgggtAACTGTGAATGTGTGATTTTTTTCAGCAAGTATTAAAGGCTGTGCATTGAATAAATGAAGAGCGGTGACAGGACTTAGTGGTACAGTGTGTACATGGTTCTCTATGACCTATTCAGACATCAGAAATGTTGTTCTGTCCCCCTGATGGTCTTCTTTCTGATGTTCCGAGTGGATCCGTtggtctcagtacacacgggatattttgATGTGGCTGTTTGATGGTGGGGAGTGGTCTCTGGGAGGATGTTTTGAGGCATATATCGGGGATGGCCTTTATCCGAgatatctttctttctttctatgtgGAGACCTGAAGATGATGGGCACagttgcctgcttctgaatgaagaggctgtggatTCTGCCAGGACATTGGATATTCAACAACATGATGTATTGTGCATGGTCACACTCCAACATTGATggagtgagagtttttttttcagttcgtCTATCTCTCCCCATTGACATGTGGGTCCCACAGAGCCATGGACACCACTGGGAGTATTGTTATACTGCAAAAACAAGGATACAACCAACAGCTCCCTCTTGAGGGAGAAAACATTATATTCACCTCCACCACCAGATGTGCTCTGTCACCAAATGGTGACATTGATGTGAGATAATGGATATGTCACCACTGTTCCTGATCATAGAAGCTGAATGAAACAGTGGCTTTAACAGCCGCTGGCAGCACCATCGTCCTCCTGGTGTGAGGTTGCAGGTCTTGCTGAAGGAgatgacaccactctgtgaccagCTCCTTGTCCATTCGGGATACCCTCATACTTTGCTCCTGTGTTAAGGGAAGCCTGGGAAGCTGTTCTTGGTAAAACCAGGGTGGATATGGCAAATCCCGTTccccacgcacactgactctgtgatttcagagtttcccCTTTCTGCAGCTTCTGCTCCATTTGGGGTTCATGTTGCAGACACAGATGCTGTAACTACACTCTCCAAGCTCCAACTAGAGTTGTCACCACATCGTCAGGTCTCTCTGAATGTTTGAGGAACCTCACAGCACAACCTCCAGCAAACCAATACTAGCACCTCCGATAACTTTTCAATAACAGGAGCCAGTCAGAAGCCACTCACCTGAATGTTATTGGTCTTTTACAAGAATGCTCAAGGGATTTCTTTGTGTTACTTATTGCACAATCAGCTGAGAGGGACAAACACAGGCATTCAGTGGACAGGCACAGCCCAAATTTCAAAGACATGAGTCAAAGCTGTTAAAACCCCATCAAACATGGAGCACCACGTGAGACATACAGGAAACTGAATGGCAGCCTGACATGCAATATTTCATTGTTTCTAATCTTCACAATGGCAGCGCTGAATGAAAAATGAAGGCCAGGGAAAGATACAGACTCACACAAAGATTCACATTCAAGATAGAAACAGATAATAATTTAACTGAGAATATGCTCGGAAACATGAGGGAAAAAATAAGGGTATCTGcctcacataaccagcccagacaccataaGCTGGGACAGGTTGCCAGCCTAGTATGGAGAACTGTATAAACCATGCTCGTGTATCTATCTGCCCAATGTGGGGATCATTGCAAGCCTTAGCCAGTATATTGATACAATAACTTGCACTAGCTAACTGCCAAACATTGGGAAATGTGCAGCCAGTGCGGAGTGACAGTAACTGGGGCTCCCACGCATTTATGCCTCTATACCTCCAGTGCACTGCAAGTgtgagaggtatgtgtgtgtttgtggcggGGGGGAGAAGTGTTAGATGTGAAAATCATTGTTTGATAGACAACACATAGGAAGAAAAttagtttaaatatgaacaactgGCAGAAGTTAGGAAATTGGCAGAGAATAATTGAGAGATGCTTCATGTACAGATGTGATGATGTGCTTTAGAATATTTAAATATGGTATTACCAGGCCCAAATGCATCAATGAGTGCGCACAGGGACGATGCGTGGGGGGAGTTTTGGCCTGAGTTTGAATACGAGCTGTGGAGTATCCATTCAGATTTCATTTTGGATATTTGAACCTGGGAGTGTTAACAGCTGGTTAGAGAGATGATTGAGACAgtatttcatagctcaaggttCAAACCAAAGGAACCACCACAATTGTGACTCACCTGTTTCCGCCTCAGACACGGGCCAGGCATGGGATGAAtcagaggaaggaaatggagtttgTAACCAGAACAGAAGACAGTGACCTTCATGCTCCCAATATTACACAACAACGACAATTATACAATGGATTGTGGTTCATAGCTGAAACTGACTAGGTCAACACATAGACCCacaatggaaactttcagaagcagagagggagagagtgcatgaAAAGGTTGACTAACTGCATTCTCAGCGGGAACAATAACAGGCAAGAAATTagagtaaatgaaaagaaaagtaatACAATCATATACAGTTTGTAGAAATAATAACTGGACAGTGATACTTACTAGGGACACCAACGGTAGCCAAGATAggataataaaaatattgaataatgaaAACTGCATATTTGATGCGCCCTGATAATGATATCTGATTGTAAAATGTAGCAAGAAACCAAGCATCATCAGATAAACTTCTGTCCATTGTTGAAACATTCCAGTGTGATGTTCTCAGATGCTGATCCATTGCTGGATCAGCCCAGTCTGttcttctcagattctgatcaaaCGTTGGAACATTCCactctattgttctgagattttgaTCTCTCCTACTCATCTctgtggagctgctgatccctgttagtgctgttggTAATGCTCCCATTCATACTATGGGTTATCACACTGAACAGGGCCAATTTATCATTAAATGAGTAGACCCTCCACTGGGATATTTGAAACCTCAGAGACTAACAttaatcacagtcaccgaacaaacaggTTCAATTAACCTCTTCCTTTCATCACTTTTCATATTACAATAAAAGGGAACATTTATTCAGTCTGGTTGGAAtgtagcagagttgctgatggaaaGACCATAAGTCTTTCAATCTTGTTAATTTTTCTTCCTTGTATATAGGAGCAGTGTCACAACACTGAAGTGTTGTATATGTTGCACCCTGTTTACaaaaggagacagggataaagtAACACACCAGGTGCATAAAATGACGAGTGGTGAAATTTCTAGACACCATAAACCAGGGtcacaatatttattgcccattgactTTGTGTAATGCTGCTCCTGTATTTAACTTACCctgttatcaaatcctttcataacTTTGATACATCATTCAGAGTGTTGAGACTGCTgctcaggaacaggaggaagcgcTTCTGTCCCCGTGTGCCTGGTCGACTGAGAAAAGAGGAGGTCATTCAATCCACTCTAGCCTGTTACCACTTCTGGAGGTGGAAAACTGAAATGATGGCACATTTTACAAAGGAAATCATTCAAAACACATAGAATTGCAACGACAACAATGTGAGGTCTCACTGAGATGATACCTGGAGCACATTGTGATTTTTGTGTTTCCAtaactgagaagtggcagatatcCATCAGATACCATTTAATGGCTACACATAATCCATAGTCTGCTGCATCATTTAATGCTTTGAGTTTGTTACACATGGGACAGGAAGAGAGCATGTGATGCTCAGCCCATTATTTAACATCAGCATGTTCACATGTGGTAaaattttcactcagtcatgaaCTCTGCTGAGATATGAATGAGTTTGCACTGAAGGAACATCCAACaactgtgtgtatgg belongs to Stegostoma tigrinum isolate sSteTig4 unplaced genomic scaffold, sSteTig4.hap1 scaffold_203, whole genome shotgun sequence and includes:
- the LOC132207914 gene encoding uncharacterized protein LOC132207914: MGALPTALTGISSSTEMSRRDQNLRTIEWNVPTFDQNLRRTDWADPAMDQHLRTSHWNVSTMDRSLSDDAWFLATFYNQISLSGRIKYAVFIIQYFYYPILATVGVPINVVTIYVLLYKDCGLSPCVRRYLGAMAVADLLVIILDLILRHIPIVYKEQFYFLWYIPVCNIHAILLYAASDCSVWFTVTFTFDRFVAICCQKLKSQYCSEKTVTLILGAVTLLSCLKNIFWYFMLSSQYTLWNVPWFCDASLSVYSSLTIIATPLLLVELIGDAGDEMSQRYFFCTINPGTQVYNTDKNSICSLPLIAPDCDHSTRLYIAKYIAFGLNSHLIQPSSDGSAVFSVYNVLTTCTNAPTT